The proteins below are encoded in one region of Microbispora sp. NBC_01189:
- a CDS encoding DUF998 domain-containing protein, with protein MLDRLLLACGLVAGPLFTVAYLTEGALRAHYRPLRHPVSSLAIGDRGWVQTTNFIVAGLLSLAFAAGLWRAGPAHWGALLVGVWAIGMLSGGIFPTDPVSGYPPGTPDLLQDSTRQGVLHSLFSLVGFVALTAACFVFAGSGTPGWAIYSVASGVLFAATMALATAAFAQKESLVDLGGLIQRVSVTIGWAWLAVLAVHTMRG; from the coding sequence ATGCTTGATCGACTGCTGCTCGCCTGCGGGCTGGTCGCGGGCCCCCTCTTCACCGTCGCGTATCTCACGGAAGGCGCCCTGCGCGCCCACTACAGGCCGTTACGCCATCCGGTCAGCTCCCTCGCCATCGGCGACCGCGGATGGGTCCAGACAACCAATTTCATCGTCGCGGGCCTGCTGTCCCTGGCCTTCGCCGCCGGCCTCTGGCGTGCCGGACCCGCACACTGGGGCGCACTTCTGGTCGGCGTGTGGGCGATCGGCATGCTTTCCGGGGGGATCTTCCCTACAGATCCGGTGAGCGGTTATCCCCCCGGAACCCCCGACCTGCTCCAGGACAGCACCCGGCAGGGAGTTCTCCACTCTCTCTTCTCTTTGGTCGGGTTCGTGGCGCTGACCGCGGCCTGCTTCGTGTTCGCCGGGTCGGGCACGCCCGGGTGGGCGATTTACTCGGTCGCGAGCGGTGTGCTCTTCGCGGCGACGATGGCTCTGGCGACCGCCGCTTTCGCCCAGAAGGAAAGCCTGGTCGATCTGGGCGGCCTGATCCAGCGCGTCTCGGTGACCATCGGCTGGGCCTGGCTCGCCGTTCTCGCCGTACACACCATGCGCGGCTGA